ggccaaagggtctatttccgcattgtgtctctaaagtcaaaaTTACAGATATATCGTTGATCAGTGGAGAGATAACAGTGGTCAGTTTTCTGTTGCAGCATCTTGAATGATGTGTATTGCAATGAATGAAAGCACAGATTCCACATCATTGTTATTTATTGTCTGCATGCTGTTTTATCgacgaggggaaggggggagaaattCCAGGTACGatagggtctaaagaagggtctcgacctgaaacatcacccattccttctctccagagatgctgcctgtcccactgagttactccagctttttgtgtctatcttcggtttgaaccagcatctgtagttcctttctccACAATTCCTGATCGGACTTTGGAAGAAAGCAGATTTCGTTTTATTGTTCGCCGTCTGTTAAAGCTGAAAATTCAAGCTCTGGGTATGATCCAGgtttacagtggcacagctggtagagccactgcctcacagcgccagagacccggattcgatcctgacctcgggtgctgtctgtgtggagtttgcacgttcttcctgtgatcctgtgggtttcctccggctgctcccgtttcctcccacatcccaaagatgtgcggatttgtgggttaatcagcctctgtaaactgaccccaagtgtgtgggaatgaatgagaaaatgggataacatagaactaagtgtgaatggtcggcgcggacttggtaggctaaagagcctgtctccacgctgtatcattatcCTAAACCATATTACCTGacagtccctctcccctgactctcagtctgaagaaaggcctcaattcgaaacgtcacccattccttctatccagagatgctggctatcccgctgagttgctccagcattttgtgactgtcttcagtgtaaaccagcatctgaagttcctttctacatataacctatgaccatgtgggtttcctctgggtgctctggtttcctcccacaatccaaagatgtgtgggattgttcaatttaatttagtttattgccacgtgtaccatcccaccaacaactagagagcagtcctgagctactatctaccttattggagacccttggaccatctttgatcggactttactggctttatctcgcactaaatgttattctcgttttcccctttgtcatgtatctgtacactgcgaatggctcgattgtaatcatgtgttgtctttccgctgactggttagcacgcaacaaaagccttccgttgtacctcagtacacgtgacaataaactaagcacaATAAACactggagataggcacaaaatgctggattaactcagcgggacaggcagtatctctggagcgaaggaatgggtgaagtttcggctcgagaccattccttctctccagagatgctgcctgtcccgctgagttactccagcattttgtctctctctacggtgtaagccagcatctgccgttccttcctactcaataaACACTGACACTCCGATGATAATATCAGTGAGAAAGTAGTCATTTTCACCTGATCCCATCTCACCAATTCTTGGCCACTTCCTCTTTGGATGGGCAATGTGTTGTGAACCCTTCTCCTTGTGTCTTTTGCTTCCAGACTTTGAAAAGGAAAGAGAAGGAATATGAGCACGAGATGGAGCGCCTTGCGAGGGAGAAAATTGCCTCTCAGCATCAGTTAGCGGAGCTGAAGAAGGAGCTGAGCCAGCGGATGGATGTTATTGAAGTGGATCGCATTCTCCGTCAGGCAGTGCAACTGGAGGACGATCAATGCTCTACCTCAACTGCCTCCGGTAAGCCTCGGCTCAACGCACCCAATGCCACCACAGTGGGTCGTGCGGCCCTTCACCTTGGGCGGcaacgtggcgcagcggtagagttgctgcctgacagcgccatagacccagggtcgaccctgaccacgggtgctgtctgtacggagtttgtacgttctccctctaacCGCGTGAATttgctccaagatcttcggtttcctcacacactccaaaggcaaaCAGGCCTgtcagttcattggcttggtataattgtaaattgaccactagaggcaggaaacatgttcccgatgttgggggagtccagaaccaggggccacagtttaagaataaggagtaagccatttagaacggagacgaggaaacactttttctcacagagagtggtgagtctgtggaattctctgcctcagagggcggtggaggcaggttctctggatgctttcaagagagagctagatagggctcttaaaaatagtggagtcaggggatatgaggagaagacaagaacgaggtactgattgaggatgatcagccatgatcacattgaatggcggtgctggcgcgaagggccaaatggcctactcctgcacctattgtctattgtctattgaccctagAATGTGTTGGATTGcagccttgtcgtggtcggggagcttgtgtgtcttagtgacccctagagctacgtcagcgggagattcgtctcctgttagggtctcccatgctggacaggtcgaagggtagaggggagacagacgaagagcgatccactggtcctccaggttggaggttgagatcagggctaacaaccctgtctcgtaaaccaaatatgttacggaaacagcaactgaaggaatcaacaccactgagtggaggaccttcgttgctgccctacatgccaggaggcagaataggcagtaagtaagtaagtaaatgcgTAGGATAGTGGATAgtgttaattagtttagtttagagaacaggcccttcggcccatcgagcccatgccgaccagcgatccccgcacattaacaagaccttgtacacactagggacaattgttctatgttaacccacactctaaagacgtacaggtttgtaagttcgctggcttggtaaaattgtaaattgcccctagcatgcaggattgtgtttatgtgcagggactgctggtcgggacggactcggtgggccgaagggcctgtttccgcgatgtatctcttaactaaactaaacagaactaaacaCTCCCTACAGACcatgggcaatttgcagaaggccaattaacccacaaacccgcatgcctttgggatgtaactggaaactggagcacccggaggaaatctacgcggtcacagagagaacgtgcaaactctactctGATGCGGTTTCCCCACACAAATAAATTGATTTGGATTTCCTTGTGGGGAAGAATGGGCATgttattttgaaacaaacatcaaATAGATTTTGTCAGGAGCGGGGAGGGCCCGATATTGGCCAAGTTTACGTCAACATAGAACGAGTAGCTGCCTCCTTTTTAATGGCGTGATGTGCCTTTTGTGGAGATCGTCATGGCAACCAGCTTGGATGTCGAGGAAACAACAGAAGATTTGTAAATGGGTTTCCCAGCAGGTTATTTAGTCATGTATTGTGTTGCAACTGTGCAAACAGGGCGGGGAGATCCCTTTTCAGCTCTTTTATAAAGGAAGGGGTGGCTCTGAAAattcatttagttttagtttagagagacagcgcggaaacaggccattcggcccactgagtccgtgccgcccagtgattccccgcacactaacactaaagttccatagacaaagttcaatgtccatgATGGgagagaggtgaatcggacagtaccctggtgttccaggcactcagaaCTCCCTGTGAAAAAAACCTTGGCCTGCATCTACaaaatgacttcctgactcaatgtgataaccaatgaaggcaagcatagctCCTGGCTTCTAAGCAAGTTCCAAGTGACAGTCGTGGTGTCAAACGTTAGCGTATTTAATTTACGTTTAATATTTGTTGTGTTTAAGTTTCTAGCAGTTCATGGTGCTTTAGAGAGATgggaggggtataattagtgggtcaggGGTGTATTGTTGTGTTATTATTACATGACCTTagttggtccggcaaaatggataatcaaaCAAGGctatggaaccaagggtgcccgaAAATCACAGGTGGATCCatacttttgttttttttagttttcgcaaaaacaggctcttcggcccatcgatcccgcgccgaccagcgacccccgtacacttacaccatcctacacacactagggacaatttgcaatgataccaagcccattagcctacaaacctccacgtctttggagtgtggaaggaaaccggagcacccggagaaaacccacgctgttcacggggagaacatgcaaaccccgtacagacagcccccgtagtcaggatcgaacatgtgtctccggcgctgtaaggcaggaactctaccgctgcgccaccgtgccgcccacgacACCTTTTATATGAAGTAACTAATTGTACCCTTTTTTTGAATAATTAATTGTCAAAATTATGTTTGCAACTATTCATTATCAAATctttaaaataataattatttCCTAATTTTGAATGAAAGAATCAGTAATTAATACCGGAGTTaataaggtttattattgtcctgtagaccgaggtacaatgaaagctTGGTTTTGCATTCTGTCTAAACAGATCAAGTTTCCCATGCAAAGATACAATCAAGTGAAatgaagtacaataggtggagccaaaggaaagatgcagagtgctgaatatagtatTCAGCGTTATAGTGTACCAGTGCCATAGacagggtggtgcagcagtagagttgctgccttacagtgccagagaccacggttcgatcctgatcacgggtgctggcTGCAAGGAGTTTGTTCtttctcgggtctctggcgctgtgaggcaccaacgGTACTgctggcgccaggcggaagagggctctgcccgagctggctgcctgcccctattccggggttacgtccgggcCTGGGTGGTtttggttcctgggatgtcaggactgtcttatgaagcagGACTGGatggacttggtttatactctctagagtttaggagattgaggggggatcttatagggaCTTACAGGGTTCttggggggttggacaggctagatgcaggaggattgctcccgatgttggggaggtccaggacaaggggtcacagcttaaggataagggggaaatcctttaaaaccgagatgagaagaacttttttcacacagagagtggtgagtctctggaactccctgccacagagggtggtcgaggccagttcattggctatatttaagagggagttagatgtggcccttgtggctagggggatcggagggtatggagagagggcaggtacgggatactgagttggatgatcagccatgatgatattgaatggcggtgcaggctcgaagggccgaatggcctactcctgcacctaatttctatgtttctatgtttctatggttttagagagggactacgcactgtccacaggcaccctgggggatttccgggaccattGGCAGTGGAATTTATCCTTAACAAGAATTGTGAAATAGTTATTTAATATTCAGTATTTAAGGAGACTTCTTTTACTTTGTGTTATGGTGCTGGGTTTGTTTgtgttgttttgtattgtacttaCCATTTTTGTACATAATTGATTAAAATTATCTTTGGTACAAAAAAATCCAAAAGTGCAGCGTTAACTATGTCCCCCTTTTGCTTTCCCCATCCATTGCAGAGGGCGAAGATAACGTTACTGATGATATTGAGGACACGAGACCCATGAACGCACTGGCCAGAACATCGCACCAGGAGCTGCTGAACGCCGGTTCTTCTTCTTCCGCCACCGTGGTCGCTGGCCCATCGCCGCTGCTGACTCAGCACTTGTCCCTGCAGCAGAAGCAGGGCCCCAGCCCGGCGGCGCAGGTTCAGATCCAGCCGCAGGCCTTGTTGCCGGCGCAGACTCACCTGGTGGCGGCCACGGCCCTGCAGCCCACGGTGATCGCCCACGCGGCCGGGGCATCTCACGCCTCCGTCATCCAGGCAGCGgtgaaccaccaccaccaccaccacctccaccaacaccaacaccaccaccaggGGAAGCACGTGGCCCACATCGCCCCGGCAACTGTGCAGCTCgccgccgccaccaccaccaccggccACATCACCGTGCACCGCGCATCCCTGGCGCACCTGCCCCACCTGGGGCAGCACCTGTGCCCGCAGCCGCTGGGGGTGAACCAGCCCGCCGTGGGTCACCTCGCGCACGCCACCGTCACCCACCAGCAGGTCAACGGCGCCCCTCCCGCCGGCACGGCCCCCGTGGCAACGAAACAGGTGGCCGGGGCCCAGGTGGTGCACCAGCAGCTGGTCGGGCAGCCTCTCCTGAACCCTGTCACCATGGTGACCATGCCCTCTTTCCCCATCAGCACTTTGAAGCTGGCCTGAACCTGAACTTTGACCCCAGGAGcagctgccccctcccccctcacccctcgaCTTCCATTCTTACTCCTACACATTCCGAACGGCAGGTCACGAGCACGAGATGTATCGGTGActcgggagggggggaagggaggggtggagTGCGGATTCCGATGGGAGAAGGCTGGCACAGTCGGAATATCACACGGCTCCAAGCTGGCAGAAGGAATTGAATCCACGAGAGAACTGCAGAGGCCGGCTTTGCAGAGAAAAagacgcacaaagtgctggagtaactctggggcaggccgcagcatctctggagggcgcgggtggataggtgacctttccggttgggacccttcctcatagGCAATATGGACAGGCAAAATTCCTCGGATCCGAAACGTCTTctattctctggagatgctgcctgagagcTACCCCTGTACCTTGTGTGTCTTTTAACGGGAATCGGACGCACCCTGCACAGTTGTAGCTGCTGAGCAGAGCAGTCTGAGCTGTACTGAGCAacctttgtgtgtgcgtgtgtgtgcatgtgtgtgtgtgtgtgcactttgTTGTTGGTGAAtttacaaaaatacattttttccTTCGCTTCCCTGACCAGAAATATAATCTGAATGGGTACCTTTGCGATtggtaatggagagagagagagggagagggtgatagatagatatatagatggatagagagagatagagggaaagagagagagagagagatagatagtgagtgagagggagagaaaaaagagagtgagtgaaagagaaggaaatagttgtatgaaaatgaaaatggcCTCGGTAGAGTTGAGTTTTACAACCGGTAGGTTCAATATACATGGTAATTCATGGCCACAACATGTTGAGTGCATGCATGcacgtgtgtatgtgcgtgtgcgtgtgcgtgtgatgGAATGTGTGGGCTGGTGGGCAGGGCCGCAGACCTAACATGTACTGCAAGAGGTCAGAAGCCAAACCAGGCCCCATGCCCCCAGCTTTCTGAATATATTTCTCAAGTTATCTTGTGAggaccaattttttttttttttaagatgaaTTGTTGTGGTCTTTGCATAAAATGCACCTTGTGGACAAAATTGGCTGCAACCACAGCAACAAACAAAGGCGGCCGCAGGCTGCCCCAAGTTGTGGGCGCGATGACAAGATGGCGgccggggaggggagaggatgctGATCATGTGACCCAGTCCCATTGTGTCGTCTCTGTGGGTCCCAGCGGTTTACTGAGCTTAAAGTGAGTTTATGTCAATGAACTGTTTTAAGGCTGGCATCATTACTGTGTGTGCTACAAATGAAATGTCTTTCATATGGGGAccttttttcttttaatttaaaaGTCTTTTGCAATAAAATTTTCTGCTTTCTTTGATTTAGGCCCAGAATACAGTCTGATTTGACTAAAACTCGATTGAATAAACCCATGATGCTGAGGCTAAAATATGCCCAGCCTCAATGACCAGcgaggcagggtggcgcagcggtagagttgctgcctcacagcgccagagacccaggtcggatcctgaccacggtgctgtccgtgcagagtttgtacgttctccccgtgacctgcgtgggtttcctctgggtgctccggtttcctcccacactccaaagacgagcaggtttgtaggttaattggctttggtaaaagttatgttgtccctaatgtgtaggctaGTGCTAATGTACTGGGTCAGcgcggacgtggtgggccgaatggccagtttccgtgctgtatctcttaactaaactaagactCTTTCTGAAGATTCTGCAATGATAAAAGTCTCTTTGACTACGTATCAGGGGTGTGCTTTACCAAGTGTGTGTAGGTGAAATAAAATCCTGCCACCGAGCTTTGTACTGACACCTCAGTTTACGTCATTCACACTAAGCATAGCCCCTTTTAAaagtttaaatatatatatataaatagatCTCAGGTATTTTCAGTGTGGCTCCAATCATGAATTTCTCAGATGAATTTGTTTTCTTAAATCACGGTGAAATTATTTGAAAAAGATATGCTGTGCACTGGCCGAGTGAAAGGACACAGTCACGATCTTTGAAAATCAGGACTGGTTGCCTCAGAACGAATctctacacaaaatgctggagtaactctgcgggacatgcagcatctctggtgaaaaggaatgggtgacgttttgggttgagacccttcttcagactcggatgCACGGTGTCACTGATTTAGTtgttcggggggtgggggggcagaatTTTGCAGAGGAAAGTTGAAGTGGAAGGTTTGTCACTGCTGTGGTCTCAATACTGTGATCGGGTGTCTCAGTGCTGGCGTGGTACGGATAGAGTTGTCTTGTTTCTTTTTCTCTAAGCTGTGTGCTGTGTGCCCGATGCTTAACTTCACTTGCAAGGACTCTATCTGTCCCAGTCACTCACGGACAGGTTACAAATAGTAAAAACCAGCTTGGGTTGCAGCCCCAGCCATAGACCAAGCTACTGttcagggtgacgttttggatcagggcccttcttcagaccgcaagCAGCTTAGAGGCTCAGCGaaagagtgccagagacctgggttcgatcctgactacgggtgctgtctatacagagtttgtacgttcttcctgtgaccgcgtgggtttcctctgggtgctctggtttcctcccacactccaaagacgtacaggttgcaggttaattggctttggtaaaaattgtaaattgtccctagagtgtaggatagtgctaatgtactagGGTGTTAATGAaccgggtgggccgaaggacctatttccgcgctgtatctccaaactaaaccaaactaaaccacagTCCTTATGTTCTCAGCTTAATTAAGAGATAGGTAACAAGAatct
Above is a genomic segment from Amblyraja radiata isolate CabotCenter1 chromosome 28, sAmbRad1.1.pri, whole genome shotgun sequence containing:
- the mnt gene encoding max-binding protein MNT; translated protein: MSIETLLEAARFLELQAQQQKTREEYERRDELPFERGVERRKADVERVNNVLRGEGVKPEMQAAPALLVQKALPPPATVAATTTVVVSHVVIPAPTLSPLPHQPAAAAHSPGNTGSPPLLHPSPAAPAFTDPHPGPTPVGNPPPQHLQSSVLTIPPHHFIQQSPLPQQPGSLKPCPLDDGKPQDQRRRPGGAGTREVHNKLEKNRRAHLKECFETLKKNIPNLDEKKTSNLSVLRSALRYIQTLKRKEKEYEHEMERLAREKIASQHQLAELKKELSQRMDVIEVDRILRQAVQLEDDQCSTSTASEGEDNVTDDIEDTRPMNALARTSHQELLNAGSSSSATVVAGPSPLLTQHLSLQQKQGPSPAAQVQIQPQALLPAQTHLVAATALQPTVIAHAAGASHASVIQAAVNHHHHHHLHQHQHHHQGKHVAHIAPATVQLAAATTTTGHITVHRASLAHLPHLGQHLCPQPLGVNQPAVGHLAHATVTHQQVNGAPPAGTAPVATKQVAGAQVVHQQLVGQPLLNPVTMVTMPSFPISTLKLA